A genomic stretch from Shewanella sediminis HAW-EB3 includes:
- a CDS encoding divergent polysaccharide deacetylase family protein, with product MRFLLVLFIACFSGGYAEASQVAIIIDDIGYRQSDEAVLSLPNTVTFSVLPHTPLGSEVAKKAHNMGHEIMLHLPMQALNGKTMGPGGLTNTMDEAELKHTLEKAFDNIPYAKGANNHMGSLLTQLDEPMLWVMESLKQRELYFVDSMTTRFTKASNKAEQLGIPLLRRQVFLDNDVSQSALEERFEHLISLAHKQGQAVAIAHPYPETIKFLKRNLHRLDKAGIELVKTSSLLPYKLANKEKKGGDSAIRLK from the coding sequence GTGCGCTTTCTTTTAGTTTTATTTATTGCATGTTTTTCAGGTGGTTACGCAGAAGCATCTCAAGTCGCGATCATTATTGACGATATCGGTTATCGTCAATCCGATGAAGCCGTACTGTCTTTACCAAATACAGTCACCTTTTCAGTTCTTCCTCATACCCCTTTAGGTTCCGAAGTTGCCAAGAAAGCCCATAATATGGGGCACGAAATCATGTTGCACCTTCCTATGCAGGCGTTAAATGGTAAAACTATGGGGCCAGGTGGACTAACGAATACGATGGACGAGGCTGAATTAAAACATACGCTGGAGAAGGCATTCGACAACATTCCTTATGCAAAAGGGGCTAACAATCATATGGGAAGCTTACTGACCCAACTGGACGAGCCGATGCTGTGGGTAATGGAGAGTCTCAAACAGAGAGAGCTCTATTTCGTAGACAGCATGACAACCCGTTTCACAAAGGCCAGCAATAAGGCTGAACAACTGGGGATCCCTCTACTCAGGCGGCAAGTTTTTTTAGATAATGACGTGTCACAGTCAGCACTGGAAGAACGATTCGAACATCTGATATCACTGGCTCATAAGCAAGGTCAGGCAGTCGCTATAGCGCACCCTTACCCTGAAACAATCAAATTTTTAAAACGTAATCTTCACAGGTTGGATAAGGCAGGTATCGAGCTGGTTAAGACATCATCTTTATTACCATACAAGCTGGCAAATAAAGAAAAGAAGGGAGGAGACTCTGCTATACGGCTGAAGTAG
- a CDS encoding S41 family peptidase has protein sequence MSQFIRYITCTLLGLALGLSVTLSGQENADQYHPRLNYPLLLDVIDTIETYYVKELTQDELISAAIEGIFDKLDPYSGFLDKQAFSNIRDANKGEYFGFGIEIAAEDDKITIITPFPSSPAELAGIRAGDQIVKLNNKKVNPEQLDTLLKEIKHHSQNNQSINLALTHSNMNSVFEVTLVPSIISVQSVTAKLYEDKIGYIRLASFQDNSTEEMIGQLTQWQPIGLKGIILDLRNNPGGLLDQAIKIADIFIAKGRIVSTEGRFFDANSDYFASPQTMLSSVPMIVLINKGSASASEVLAAALQENDRATLIGETSFGKGTVQSLIPTLVEGNAIKLTIAKYTTPKGHDINTKGIEPDIKLEAETVTIGESVPIIDKNMVHDEIRDDLILDSAITWIKTNT, from the coding sequence ATGTCACAGTTTATTCGTTATATCACATGCACTCTTTTAGGCTTAGCGCTCGGCCTATCAGTGACCTTATCCGGTCAGGAAAATGCAGATCAGTATCACCCTCGCCTCAACTATCCGTTGTTACTCGATGTTATCGATACCATAGAAACTTATTACGTGAAAGAACTGACTCAGGATGAGTTAATCTCTGCTGCAATTGAGGGGATTTTTGACAAATTAGATCCCTATTCTGGTTTTCTGGATAAACAGGCATTTTCTAATATCAGGGATGCTAACAAGGGAGAATACTTCGGATTTGGCATTGAAATCGCGGCCGAAGACGACAAGATCACGATAATAACCCCCTTTCCAAGTTCACCTGCTGAGCTTGCAGGGATCAGAGCTGGCGATCAGATAGTTAAGCTTAACAATAAAAAGGTTAACCCGGAGCAGCTGGACACATTACTTAAAGAGATAAAACACCACAGCCAGAACAACCAATCGATAAATCTCGCGTTGACTCATTCCAATATGAATTCAGTATTTGAAGTCACACTCGTTCCAAGCATTATTTCCGTACAGTCAGTTACAGCAAAGCTCTACGAAGACAAGATTGGCTATATAAGGCTCGCAAGCTTTCAAGATAACTCTACCGAGGAGATGATCGGGCAGCTGACTCAGTGGCAACCTATTGGGCTTAAAGGCATAATATTGGACCTAAGGAACAACCCCGGCGGCCTGCTAGACCAAGCCATCAAAATTGCCGATATCTTCATCGCCAAAGGACGAATAGTCTCAACTGAAGGGCGATTCTTTGATGCGAACTCCGATTACTTTGCCTCACCCCAAACTATGCTTTCATCGGTTCCCATGATAGTTCTGATCAACAAGGGCTCGGCTTCCGCTTCCGAGGTTCTCGCCGCAGCCTTACAAGAAAACGACAGAGCAACACTTATAGGCGAAACCAGCTTTGGCAAAGGCACGGTCCAAAGTTTGATCCCAACCCTGGTAGAGGGAAATGCCATCAAGCTAACAATAGCAAAATATACGACACCAAAGGGCCACGATATCAACACCAAAGGAATCGAACCGGATATAAAACTTGAAGCAGAAACTGTAACAATCGGTGAAAGTGTGCCTATAATCGACAAAAATATGGTTCATGATGAAATCAGGGATGATCTGATTCTTGATTCTGCAATCACATGGATTAAAACCAATACATAA
- a CDS encoding YkgJ family cysteine cluster protein, giving the protein MDCRLGCGACCIAPSITSPIPGMPEGKAAGERCVQLSEDNLCKIFGSKERPDVCSSFSATFDVCGNSNNEALRLIAFLESQTS; this is encoded by the coding sequence ATGGATTGTCGTCTTGGCTGTGGAGCGTGTTGTATCGCCCCCTCAATAACTAGCCCTATTCCAGGTATGCCTGAAGGAAAGGCCGCTGGTGAACGTTGTGTTCAGTTATCCGAAGACAATCTGTGCAAAATCTTTGGCAGCAAGGAACGTCCGGATGTATGTAGCTCTTTTTCTGCTACTTTTGACGTCTGTGGTAATAGCAACAATGAAGCGCTTAGGCTGATTGCTTTTTTAGAGTCACAAACCAGCTAA
- a CDS encoding Rrf2 family transcriptional regulator: MQLTRYTDFGIRTLMYLAIQPDREELFRISEITEVFELSPNHVSKIVHHLGKLGYLETIRGKSGGFRLGMSPKDINVGKLVRVLENSLAPIDCSKPYCRFTPSCQLKGVLADAVAAYLAVIDAYTLEDIVSNKDELKQLLPELSIPVLQIA, from the coding sequence ATGCAGTTAACTCGTTATACAGACTTTGGTATTCGCACCTTAATGTATCTGGCCATTCAACCGGATAGAGAAGAGTTGTTTCGCATCTCTGAAATCACTGAAGTATTTGAGCTGTCGCCTAATCATGTCTCCAAGATAGTTCATCATCTGGGTAAGCTTGGATATCTTGAAACTATTCGCGGTAAGAGTGGTGGTTTTCGTTTAGGTATGTCGCCTAAAGATATCAATGTGGGTAAGTTAGTGCGTGTACTGGAGAACTCTTTAGCTCCAATCGACTGCAGTAAGCCATATTGCCGCTTTACGCCATCTTGTCAGCTCAAAGGCGTGCTTGCCGATGCAGTAGCCGCGTATTTAGCCGTTATCGACGCGTATACGTTGGAGGATATAGTCAGTAATAAAGATGAGCTCAAGCAGTTACTACCAGAGCTTTCTATTCCGGTATTGCAAATAGCGTAA
- the gpmM gene encoding 2,3-bisphosphoglycerate-independent phosphoglycerate mutase → MTTRKRPLALLILDGWGYRENTQKNAVYHANTPVLDRLNAQYPNSLISGSGLDVGLPDGQMGNSEVGHINIGSGRIVYQELTRIGKAIEDGEFDKNQALVESIDKAIANQGAVHIMGLLSPGGVHSHESHIEAMCRLAVARGAKQVYLHAFLDGRDTPPRSAKGSLAHFDDLFTTLGTGRVASVIGRYYAMDRDNRWDRVSQAYELITEGKSLHQYSNAVEALEAAYARDENDEFVGSSAILDAQGDSAQLADGDALIFMNFRADRARQITRSFVDADFDGFERNVTPKAHFVMLTEYAADIKAAIAYPSTNLVNTLGEALQDSDKTQLRISETEKYAHVTFFFNGGKEEPFKGEDRILIQSPKVATYDLQPEMSSAELTDKLVEAIESTKYDVIICNYPNGDMVGHTGSFDAAVKACEAVDTCIGRVVDALAKVDGECLITADHGNAEQMTDEQTGQAHTAHTSELVPLIYVGRNGSIENDGRLSDLAPTMLTLMGEEVPSEMTGRSIIKLDE, encoded by the coding sequence ATGACTACACGCAAACGCCCCTTGGCATTGCTGATCCTCGATGGCTGGGGTTACCGTGAAAACACGCAAAAAAATGCGGTATACCACGCTAACACTCCAGTATTGGATCGACTCAACGCCCAATATCCAAACAGCTTGATTTCCGGCTCTGGCTTAGATGTCGGTTTACCCGATGGTCAGATGGGCAACTCAGAAGTTGGTCATATCAATATCGGCTCAGGTCGCATTGTCTATCAAGAACTTACCCGTATTGGTAAAGCGATTGAAGATGGTGAATTTGATAAAAATCAGGCCTTAGTCGAGTCCATAGATAAGGCCATCGCTAACCAAGGTGCTGTACACATTATGGGGCTACTTTCCCCGGGTGGTGTACATAGTCACGAAAGCCACATTGAAGCCATGTGTCGACTCGCTGTAGCACGTGGAGCCAAGCAGGTTTACCTGCATGCATTTCTCGATGGACGTGACACTCCTCCCCGTAGTGCGAAGGGCAGCTTAGCTCATTTTGATGATCTGTTTACTACATTAGGCACTGGTCGCGTCGCCTCGGTCATAGGCCGTTACTATGCAATGGATCGTGATAACCGCTGGGATCGTGTGTCTCAAGCCTACGAGCTTATTACCGAAGGTAAGTCATTACATCAGTACTCTAACGCCGTAGAAGCACTCGAGGCAGCCTATGCTCGTGACGAAAATGATGAGTTCGTCGGCAGCTCTGCCATCCTTGACGCTCAAGGAGATAGTGCTCAGCTAGCAGATGGCGATGCGCTGATCTTTATGAACTTCCGCGCAGACAGAGCCCGTCAAATCACTCGCAGTTTTGTTGATGCTGACTTCGACGGCTTCGAGCGTAACGTTACGCCAAAAGCTCATTTTGTCATGCTGACTGAGTACGCCGCCGACATTAAAGCCGCCATCGCCTACCCATCGACAAATTTGGTTAATACCTTAGGTGAAGCGCTTCAAGACAGCGATAAGACTCAGCTTCGTATTTCTGAAACTGAAAAGTACGCTCATGTGACCTTCTTCTTTAACGGCGGGAAGGAAGAGCCATTTAAAGGTGAAGATCGAATATTAATACAATCACCAAAAGTGGCTACCTACGACCTTCAGCCAGAGATGAGCTCTGCAGAGTTAACCGACAAGTTGGTTGAGGCGATCGAGTCAACAAAATATGATGTCATTATCTGTAACTACCCTAATGGCGATATGGTTGGCCATACCGGTAGCTTCGATGCGGCAGTTAAAGCCTGTGAAGCCGTGGATACTTGTATCGGCCGTGTAGTCGATGCACTAGCAAAAGTTGATGGTGAATGCTTAATCACAGCCGATCATGGTAATGCCGAGCAGATGACCGATGAACAGACGGGTCAGGCACACACGGCTCATACCAGTGAATTAGTCCCGTTAATCTATGTCGGACGTAACGGCAGCATAGAAAATGATGGACGATTAAGCGATCTTGCCCCAACCATGTTAACCTTGATGGGAGAAGAAGTGCCGTCAGAGATGACTGGACGCTCAATAATTAAACTCGATGAGTAA
- a CDS encoding murein hydrolase activator EnvC family protein yields the protein MNIRFFIKASIIAGFIILSSYVQASDLQQRQSDLKSLQSQISKQESALQDTNKQREQLISLLKKDEKAIATAARKVNETKVALAETDKSLHTLKQRQDKLDALKQTQQDTLSNQLASAYLAGNHDYSKMLLNQQSPATIERLLAYYQYLNNARMKSINELQGTMSELDEIQDKQVKQKNKLNKLVLNQQQHSKQLSLEQSQRQSTLTQLQRTVNSRGAKLEQLQIEEASLKRIVEQALLATNNSPSMEGLKSKNKLKWPTKGRIRSGFGSKRSGQVKWKGVTLAAPEGQQVSSIAAGKIIYADWLRGFGMVLVVDHGKGYMSLYGHAQTLLKNAGDTVNKGETIALVGRSGGQTEAGLYFEVRHKGQAVDPARYCKR from the coding sequence GTGAATATTCGCTTTTTTATTAAAGCCAGCATTATTGCTGGCTTTATCATACTTTCATCTTATGTTCAGGCATCTGATCTGCAGCAACGTCAATCCGATCTGAAATCACTTCAATCTCAGATAAGTAAACAAGAGTCTGCACTCCAAGACACCAACAAACAGCGTGAACAGCTCATCTCTCTGCTAAAAAAAGATGAAAAAGCGATTGCTACAGCAGCTCGAAAAGTTAATGAAACCAAAGTCGCGTTAGCCGAAACAGATAAAAGTCTGCATACACTAAAGCAACGCCAAGATAAATTGGATGCATTGAAACAAACTCAACAAGATACACTTTCTAACCAGCTGGCGAGTGCATACTTAGCAGGTAATCACGATTACAGTAAGATGCTGCTAAATCAGCAGAGTCCAGCAACCATTGAACGCCTCCTTGCCTACTATCAATACCTGAATAATGCTCGTATGAAGTCCATCAATGAACTTCAGGGCACTATGTCGGAGCTCGATGAGATACAAGACAAACAGGTAAAGCAGAAAAATAAACTCAATAAGTTAGTCCTCAATCAACAACAGCACTCTAAACAGCTCAGCCTTGAACAGAGTCAACGCCAGAGCACGCTTACCCAGCTCCAAAGAACGGTCAATAGCCGTGGTGCCAAGCTTGAACAGCTGCAAATTGAGGAGGCGAGCCTCAAGCGCATCGTGGAACAAGCCTTATTAGCCACAAACAACAGTCCCAGCATGGAAGGGCTAAAGAGTAAAAATAAACTCAAATGGCCGACTAAGGGACGCATAAGATCCGGGTTTGGCAGCAAGCGTTCCGGCCAGGTCAAATGGAAAGGGGTAACCCTTGCAGCCCCTGAAGGACAACAAGTATCCTCCATCGCTGCCGGTAAAATCATTTATGCCGATTGGTTAAGAGGTTTTGGTATGGTGTTAGTTGTCGATCACGGCAAGGGGTATATGAGCTTATATGGTCATGCCCAAACACTTTTAAAGAATGCCGGAGACACTGTAAACAAAGGGGAAACGATTGCACTCGTCGGACGTTCGGGTGGACAGACTGAGGCTGGCCTATACTTTGAGGTAAGGCATAAAGGGCAAGCGGTCGATCCAGCGAGATATTGTAAACGCTAG